Genomic DNA from Prunus persica cultivar Lovell chromosome G1, Prunus_persica_NCBIv2, whole genome shotgun sequence:
TTCATTTGGAAGCGATTATGATAGCGAATCCAGAGCTTAAGGCTTTTCGGTACGACCCCTATTTGGGGAAGCTGTTTCTGGAGGAATATGATCAAAAGGGAATGAGGGAGTCGAGGAAGAGCGCAATTTTGAAGGCAAAGGAGGCCTCAAATTGGGGTGTGGTGTTGGGGACTTTAGGAAGGCAAGGCAATCCCAGGATTCTACAGAggctggagaagaagatgagggaGAAAGGGTTTGCTTATACAGTGGTTTTGATGTCGGAGATTAGTCCTCCGAGAATTGCTCTGTTTGAGGATTCAGTGGATGCTTGGATTCAGATTGCTTGTCCCCGCTTGTCCATTGATTGGGGAGATGCGTTTAAGAAGCCACTGTTGAATCCGTTTGAGGCTGACATTGCTCTTGGTTTGATTCCTGGTTGGTGGGACAAGACTAAAAAGAATGATGTGGGTTGCTGTGGTTGTGCTAATGGAAATGGGGCCGCGGCTGGGGAGGAAGAAGCTGTTGTTGGGGATTATCCCATGGACTACTATGCTTTGGATGGTGGGGAGTGGAATTCATCTTATGTCAACAAGCCTTCCCGCCCTCTTAGGAGGGATTGTGCATCGGCTACTGCTGCTAACATTGAATAGCTGGTGAGTTTTGCTTTTtgtatatttgtatttgtattagagaaaattttcttgttttcaatcCCCATTGGTTGGTTCCCTgaataaaagcaaaaaaaattacacacaTCTTAATTTGAAGTACTACTATGTGCAGTTGGTTTGATGTTCTTGGGGCTGGAGTGTTATGAAGCTGGTTTGATGTTCTTGCGGCTGGAGGAAGCTCCTAGGGTCGAGGCAATAGGATTGCAGCCCCAGGATGAGGTTTTCAAACATTCTAAGTGATTGAATGGatttttatgaaagaaaaagaaatagggTTTTGTGGCCTAATGATGTCTTACAGCCTGATCTCCGATCAAAGGCCAAAATAGcctattattatattatgatgtaTAATGTATAACATGCATGTTAAAGGCCACATGGCTTGGAGAGGTGCGGCaagccaagaaagaaaaggggcAGAGTTGGCCTATTACTACATTATAACATATAATATGCATGTTAAGGGCCACATGGCCTGGAGATGTGCGGCAACTCAATCAATTAGTTTAGTGGGGCTTTCTTTCTGGCTCTATGTCGACTTCATTTTGGGTTAAATAGGGTTGGCATCAAACCAGCCGATCCAACCACACCGGCTGAATCAAACCATATTTGCTGGTTTGGTTTGACCAAAGAAAGAGAACATAAAAAGATTGCTGCAGAATCTTTGGCCTCACCGATCTCGTTTGCTGTAGAACCTTGAAAGGTCATACAGGAAAGGTACGATACTCACAAATATACGTAATACATATACATCATATGTTTTCTGTGCGGTCTGTGGAGTGTTCTAGTTGTAAAAATGAGCTTCTTTTGAAAGCACATTAGATGGGTTAATGGAATTGTTGGGCATTGGTAGTTTGAAGTGTGCTATTAGAAATAAAAagctttttaaataaaataaaataaaattgagtaCGGGAAAATTGTAGTTGAAGATTAGATAACCAATGTGGATTCTATTTTGCTTGGTATCTGCTTGTTTCATGCTTGGTATTGGAAATATCATGATCTCTGGATAAATAGGCTTATAAATCTGttgtttttctgtttgctTCCTATATGTTTGTTAGAATGTAATCTGCTGATATTGACTTGTGTCAAAGATCAGACCATTCAATTATTGTATCATGAAATCTGGTTTCATTACTTCCACCTTTGGTGTGCAGAATGAGGAGAATGATCAAAGCAGCAGAGATAACAGGCTGCTTATTgctaatattattattatattattattcttttgtatttcttGACAAGTTGGGTTTGTATTAACTGTTTAATAGGATGTTTGATGGAATGTTGATGTTTTGAAAGTATGTAGCAGGGTATGGTTGATTTGCGGACAGTATGTAGCGGATATGGTTGCCGCTTCATGGTGATTGAATGCTATTTTGATGCTTATGCTTATGTTGAATGCTATGTTGATACTTGTGAGCAGTTTATGTGTGATTGGatttttgatgttttgaaAGTATGTGGCACTGGCAAGTTAACAAGTGAAAAAATGGATTTGCATTAGGTACAAACTGCCCGAACTAAACCGACTATTaattgtttgatttggtttgggtTCCATTGTTGTTTTAGGCAAAACCGAATCAAATCAACCCATGGTAATCGGTTCAGTTGTGATTTGAGGGCAAAATGGAATCAAATTGGTCTGTGCCCGCCCCTATTGAGTACTATTTATTAActctgaaattttttgtcCAGCTCGCAGCTCCCACGCCCCACCCCTTCCTTTTCACCTTCTAGAAACTCAAAACTCTGAAAATTTGTGACTAATAGGAAACTCAATTCAGAAGCTCAAGCTTTGGTGGCCATGACTATGTGTAATCGTCATAAACTCCACACCTCACACCTTGATGACCGTGAATATAAAGATTGCTATGGTTATATCACACAAGCCTTTGACTAGGGGTTTTGTTCACCTCAACTCAGAACTCATGCGTACGGTTAGATGGCCATGCTTATGGGTACTCAATTGATGAGAGTGACCAAAACCCACGAGTTTATGCGCAAcatactctttttccctttaacACTCTTTATCCCATTGAATTTTTCTTGGCAaagttgtgaagagaaaacattAAGCATTTTCAACGTGTTATGGATGATGGAAATAAAAGTTACACTTTTTACCAAATGTTTTAAAGAGGCAAGTTATTATTGATGTACAACTATCTAAGCGAGAAGAACTTGTATATCATAGAGATAGTAATATTTTACCACATCAATCAATCACGTTTTATCATGTGCAAAAATTATCATGCGTATTATTGTCGTCATGATTCTTGTTCAcgatttttattataaagttaTAACTTTTATTGGTCACTTTTGTTTAATATGGGTTCTCTATGTCGGGTCCTGCCCATCTTGCCAAATTGACCCAGAAGACGGCCAAGCCCACCCAATATTGgtgaaaatataacaaaaatagaAGGCTGCATCTATCTAACGAAGTAACGTAATATCGCAAGAACAGAGCACAGAAATTCTTCTTCAGacagggggagagagagagagggagatctGTTATCTTCGGGGTTATGTTCATCCCATAAGGCACAAGCTATAGCTAAATTTTCCCAAAGACCCCCCcccatttaaataatatttccgAAGTTCAAAGATATGGATCTCAGCCAGGTGAGTTGACTCGGTTCCACATCCACCCCCCTTCAATTTATTGCTTGCTATATCAGATGCTGGAATTAGAGATAGAATTAATACACTCTTTGATGCGTTTTGTTTTGCTCTGCTATACTTGTATGTTTATATGTTTTTCATTTGCATTTGATGTATGCTGGGTTAAATATTGGGATTACGAGGGTTATTTTGTTAATGCCGGATCTGGATTATGGGTTTTGGTTATTGAGAGGTTTTGAGCTTGCCCATTTGTTTGGTTGGTGAGAAAATAATGGGAAAGGGCTAGAAGTTAACTAACATTTCATTTGGAAATTTGCCATGCTATGTATTGTTGACAGAAAGACGAAAGGGAGAATTCTTGGAATTTAATATACGATTtgcactttttgtttttgcatttttcgTAGATTAAGTATTTCCATTGTTACAGTTTTGGCTGAATGGTAGATCTGGGATTTCAGATTCTCTTTAGGTGGATGTTGTTGAAATGTTTTGAGCTTAGTCATTTGTTTAGTTGAGGAGAAATTTGTCCAAACTAAGAGGAAATTATCTAATCGTCAATTAAATTGAGCGAGAATCATTATAATCTATTTGTTGAAAATGAAAGGTTTTATAAAAGAGGAACAACAAATAGGATAAATTTTATGCTGTTTAGTCACCGGTAGAAAGAGTTCAACTGACTTCTAaattcttcattttcaaagGGGGAAAGTATGTCATAAGAGCATTGTATTTCTTATCATGGCTTACATTATTTTCCTTGAGAAGGACAAAACGTCAtggtatatataatatggaaGTTTCTTGTCAGGGAGAAAACAATATGAATGTTCAGTATGATGCATGTAACCTTTCccgcttttcttttttccattgAACATGAACTTCGGGGCTTGTTATGCTGTagttgtttactaatttaGTATGGTAAGCCAggggtgcttttgaaaaaactCATGTCATGTAATTAATTCTATTCTACTCTCATGTGCAGCCACAAGGGGAAAACTATGCTAACCCAAAGACATGCTTCTTCCATGTTCTTTTCAAGGTCTAGCATCTAAACTTTTGTTGCGTAGCAATtctcataaaaagaaattgttaTTTACAAATGTTGTGCCTCCTTCACTGTATAACATTATGTTCCTTTTCTTCCACAGGCTGGGGCGTTGGCTTTTTACATACTTTCTGCCCTCTTCTTTGATAACTTTGTCATCATTTTTGTTGTGACTGTTCTTCTTGCTGCTCTTGATTTCTGGGTAGTTAAGAATGTGAGCGGACGCATTTTAGTTGGTTTGAGGTGGTGGAATGAAATAAATGATCTTGGTGAGAGCGTGTGGAAATTTGAGTGCCTTGACCAAGAGGTTAGCATTACCAGTAACAAAATTTCTGTTGTCAGCTTCTCTTCCCTTTTTTACTATGCTCAATTGCTTTAAAGTTATTCTACTACTGGCTCTGCTATCACTTGGCTGTCATCCATGCTGATCCTTCCTTGTTTGGCTTTAGTCATTGGCTCGGATGAACAAAAAAGATTCATGGCTCTTCTGGTGGACACTTTACCTCACGGTAAGAAAATAGGCTTTCAATATAAACTGTGGTGAGACACCAATTTTCGATTGTTCCATATTTCATAAAGATTGAGAAGATATATCAGGTGGTCTATACTGATAATTGATCAATTAAATACGATAGGATGTAGATATTACAAGTGTTGTGTAACTGAAATGCTTTATAAGCATCTGGATGGATCCATGATGATATGGATAATATTCATAACTGAAAAAGTACTTTAGAGTTCGTGTTGCGAGGTCCATTTCTGGTTTCATGTACCTGTAACCTGGAAGATCTGGATGCATGCATACGTGTGTACACATGTAGTTGTATTTTTTAGCTGTTTTAAATTCACAAGTTgctgtttttcatttttgggcAGGCTGTTGCATGGATTGTGCTTGGAATATTTTCTCTAATAAAGTTTCAGGCAGATTATCTCCTTGTTGTAGGAGTTTGTTTGACCCTCAGCATTGCAAATATTGTTGGCTTTACCAAATGCCGCAAAGGTACGGAAGCACCAATTTGACTTTGTCATTGTGCATATACAGAAATTCTCTGTGCATGAAACCTGTTCTTTGTTAAAGGGCGgattttgtatttatattgTTGATAATGTGTATGGATAACATGTCGGTACATTTTGTGGTTGATATGTTATCCACAGTGATATCGACACCTTATCAATACCATATCTACAGTCCATCCTTCGATAAAGAATGTATGTCCTGTCCAGAGaagaactatatatataaaacatgtTTTTGTGTGTCGTGTGTCATTAAAAGGTTGTCTACATAAACTCAGGCATCTCTAGGCCTTCTCATTTTGAAATGTGTAGTGTACACCCATTTTGGATAGATAACATGAAAAACAATTCTAGTGCATCAAGTCCAGGTTATGCTAGATGCAAATCTTGCAGCCTCATAAAGTGAAGCAAATCCACAAAGAGAATATATTAAATGATGATGCTTGATCACAccaacaatttttaaaaccacaaAATCCAAACATAGAAATCAACAATGAAGCAAACCTGCAAAGAGAATCTATAAGAGAGAAGCATCAAAATGTTTTGATTTCCAtgtacaaacatatatacaGGGGATAGAaagttaatatataaaaaatgaagtaTGAATGTaagacttttttatttattgtgctTTAGCTACTAAACTCCTCTTTATAAGGACTAATTCCTGCAGGTAACATGCATGTTACGCATACAACTGTGAGATAACATTACAAACATCCTTGCCATTCTGTAGACTACGTATACTAATTTTGTTTCCATGTTCGTGATTAAAAACACTTTCGATGTTCCTTCCAGATGCGAAAAAGCAGATCCAACAGTTTGCCTCCCAGACCATTGCCTCCCGGTTCTCATCAACGATTCAATCAGCATTCAGTGTTGTGTGAGTCACGCAAGCAGGAAGATGGAAATAATTTTTGTGGAATGAACTTGTGTAAGAGGCGTGTACATGATCACCATATTGACCGGCGTTAGCCTGGCTTCTTATTGAGCTTCTGTAGGGATACGAAGGTTGCAGATACAAAGTTTTTGTATGGAATGTTTAATATCTCTATTGGCATGTTTGATAAATACAGGAATATTCAGATTTGGACCATTAACTTTGGCTTTTTTGCcctcttttttaaaatcataatttgtattttatagGCATATTATTAATGAAAGAGTCCCATGCACCAGAAGATGCGAAAGCAGTGTTTTCTTTAAGGTGCCAAATGCACTGGAACATTGGCTGCCTCCGGTGCCCTTTCCTCAGTTAAACCAAAATACAATGTTGGTGGCACCTGAATGTTTCAAGAATCAGACCCTAATAAAAAACCTAAGGAGAGGTCGATTGGTTGGTTAGTCTTGTGTTGGATGAGCAATAGAACAGAGGCATGCCATGGTTGGCAGTGTCCTCTCTCTTTTAGAGAAAACTTGTCTACACCGAGGATGTTACGGTGGTGGTATTTCAAGTCAAACACGTAATGTCATGcactttaattttgtcatataACAATGTGTGATTAGTTTGAGATGCCATCATAGTGACAGTTAAAAATGTGACATTTGTATTCGAACTATAGATGAGAAGCCTGTTTTGTACCTTAGAACAACACCCTTTACTCTTAATTTTACTACCATTAGCAATCATAACTTCAAAGATAGAACTAGTGTCAAGGGGCACAATCCTTAAACTCATTGGTAGGTTTGGTAATGGATGTGTTGTGTCAAGATTATATATGTGTCAAGAATGTTCAACTCAAATTcaacccgtttaataaacgtgtcgtGTCGGGTTGACCCACTAATTTCTCGTGTGGTTTCGAGCCGTGTATCGGGTTGACCTGCTAAGTAGTAGCAACTAGTAACTAGCGAGGTAaaaatgtaaacaaaaaaagttgagAAAGAAATGACTATTCAAAGAATTTTTCCATGATCACAATAATGTGAGAATTGGCTATGATGCGTAAAGAAGcatgtataaatataaatatcaaatGATATATACATGTGAAATTCTACTTCTTTGAAAAACACCTTGTAGAgacattataaatataaaatgtcGTACCATATAATCACAAAGTTATCATCAACGTGATGGATAAGGCACTAAAAGAGGAATGGAAGTGGCAAGAGTTTGAATCCCCTTTTGTGTGTGTGCTGAAGTCACCATTTCCATTCATTTTTAGCGCATTGGCTTTAGTGCATTGGTGGGTATCACACGGGTTTAATAAATGGGTTATATAGGTATTTTCATAGTTGGCGGATTGACTTGAAACCCACctgtttattaaacgggtcgaCCCAAAAAGACCCAAATTTTTATTGTGCATGTTGAACCAACTAATTTCCCGTGTGGGTTTTGAATCGTATATTGGGTCGTATCAGAAAGTGCCATCCCTTTTAGGGAATagtatcaataaatatatatttatattataacatgttTTCAAAATGTACTACGTGGCCGTATtaccttaattttttataatcactCGCGAAATTGGACTTTCTATCATGCACAtacaattttagggtttaaaaAGAATTACCCCGAATGTCTTGTGTatccatgtatttataggctcTTTgtgtgctagggttttgggagaATATTTCTTATTTGGTTAGAATTATTTTTATCCAAAAAGATGATAGGAATTACTCCATGAGATTTGGTGGAAATTGATTCCTTAATTTAGGGAGATATTCATATCTTAAATTAAAGATAATTTTCCTAATTAAATAAGATTTAATTAGAGTAATTAATTGACCTAAagaatattcttttttcatgtgtcATCTCCTTATTGGCCTGCGAAATATGTGTTCCCACATTGGCATATCTGTATTGGACAAACAATAGTATACTTACAAGATTCTGTTACAATTAACTTATACATCCACTACAAAATTACGTCACTGCAATAAAATTAAACACAATTACGTATTGAATTGAGCACAAGAAGTGTATATGGTTATCACCATCCACGAATCCAACCTCATATCTTCTCCAACCAAGTGTACAAAAATAAGACATGACCATTGACCAGTTTATACAGTATATCCATATTTAATGAAGGGAGTTGAAGTTTCACTCCAAAATCAGTTAGCAATGGGGAAAGTAGCCTAATTCCTTATAAACTAAAACAAGATTTCGTAACTTTTCAACGTGAGACAAACACTCTTAACATTTAACTTCATGCATCACCTCGTTgaagggaaggaaaaaaaaactgcaagATTATAGAATAGTGGACTCTGATGAAGTAGATCTAATTTAAAAGATTCACGATTGGGAAAAGATTATGTTTCCTTTCTTGTTAGAAGATTTGATAGTCTTTACCTCAAATTGTCTCATGAATAtttaattgtttgttttgatggaCGACTCATGGACTTCGATTTACAGCTATTAATGACAAAAATCATTACCGATGATCTTCTATTgattgaataaaagaaaagatacttgagcaattgaatcaaagcaagatttaaataaacaaaacgaGGAAAGTTGATTTTCATCAACGTAGCCaattcactcaaaattttCCGAGAAATCTGAGATGAAACTTCGATTAAAAAATAACCCTAATTAAACCTCAACcttaaaaactaaataaaaccctaaacctagCATATACTACAAGTCTCCAAAATTATAATCCCGAAACCTATGAGTGTTGGTCTGCATTTACTTTCTTGTTCTTGAAAAACCAAGCTTAAGGATTTGCATAAATGGGGGCTTGTGTGAGCTCTGTGTCCAAACGTACAAAGGGCAAGACTAGAAAATCTTCGAAAACACCATCGCCGCCGGAGCAACAATCAACAGATAAAACGGTTGATATTCCAGAAGTTGATGAACACAGCAGCAATGGATTGGAGAAAGGAAATGGTGTAGAAAATGGAGGCGGTAAGGAGCAGGATGTTATGAGTGAAAATGGCTCTCTGCCTCAGTCTCAAATCTCTTTGCTTGATGAGACGGTATGATTTAATACTTCTTTAAGCTCACACTAGAGCAATCTCACCCTTTTCTCAAatggttttattttcttaacttTTAACATCAATTTCATtgcttcattaatttttttttttggggttttttttttaaaaaatacaagcGCTCTTGTACTTTaatataatctaaactacgGAGAGGGGAATTCGAACTCGGGTGCAGAGTGGGAAGCACATCCACTCTAACAAACTTAGTTAAAACCCATGTCTACTTCTAGTTATTAGTTCACTGATTTCTGTACCATTTTTGTTGACACTTATCAAGATATTTAAAGCACGTTTTATTGTTTCTCATTAGtctttttttggattttttctgGGCTCATCCTATGCAAAAAGCATAGTTTTGACCAAGATATTTAACCTTTGAATTAAATGTGTCtcaataatttgttaataccttctttttctttagttaAAAAGTTCTGATTGATGTATGGATGACACGTGCaacttgtttttgtattaattCATGTGTTTCATATTTAGATTCCTTGGATTAGTATATGTATGACTCATAAATCAAACATTTATATTGATTtgaacatattatatatacattttgcAATGTTTTCATTGAGGCATCTATCATTTTTAAGTGTTAATGGAACTTGACCGTGCCActactaaaaaaaatgttaatagGCACATGTATATGCATATGTAATGGAACTCGACTGTGGTTTTGGTGTCCAACATATTCAAACTCAATTTGTAAACACTAATATTCATGCATGTGTCGTTATATTCATTggtgtctttttctttttttgtagcTAATTATCAACGTGTTTAATTTCATGTGCGCATTGTATATTGTATTGTTTGTAATATAATGTGTGAATTAATTGGCAGGATGATTATCAATTTTCACCAGAGGACATCCCCACATATCGTCCCCCAAAGGCATTGGATACCATATCCGAAGAATCTGAAAAGTCTGATGTAGCTAGTGGACTTCAAAGAGCATTGTCGATGAAGGGGAATGAGTCAGTTAACGGGGGAGATAACAATATTATGCTTCAGGAAGATCAAGGGGTTTAGAAGTCCTAAAAAGTAACATTTCGACTATGGTTAGGcgaaatatatgaaaataattttatgaaTTCAATAGGTAGTGGCAGCATTTTATGaggcaatttttttaattacgtAAATCTAAAGCAAATAATTACCACCTATACTACTCCCTGTTTGAAAGTGCTATGCTCATAAgccgatttttttttttaggttgaGAAATTCTGGGATTGCATTTATAACTTAGCTGAAAAAGCCACTAATCACAAAAAGTCAATACAAACTAACTGCAAAGGGCTATTATAATAACGGAGCTAtctaatattaaaattagGACAATTTGGGGCTCCTCTACTAACAATCAAGCATGATCGCGAAAAAATTATGGCACAGACATTCCAAATAAGAGTGCACACTTAAAACAACTAAAAATAGATAAGACTTGAAAAAATCAACCCATAACGTGTTGAAATTCTAATGTTTGGACATATAGTTTGAAGTTTTGTCCTGGCCGATCTAAAATAAATGGCTTAACATGATTAGAGAAGGGAAGTCTTGGAACCTAGTGTTGGACCAAAAGGCCGTTAgggaaattttaattaatgtgcTTAGAGAATCCTGAGGAGATTTGCATGTGATGGTTTTCAAACGAGAATTGAGAAATCAATGTCAGCCGAAGGAGTGAGATTTGCCTGAGGAGATTTTATCAAATCCCGAATTAAAGTATATCTTCTCCGAATTTGACCTCAAACATTGGAGGCCAAACGAGGAAGGTTTTCAAGTTGGTGGCATAGGGTCCAAGTAATGGCCTATTCGTAGGCTGGTAAGAGCTCTATATATACTCCAGTTGAAGAATAGAAGTTATTCTTAGAAGACGTAATAGGTTAACTCAAAAATACTTTGACCCTCCTTCTTGATTTGATGGAGGAAAATAACTTGGAATTTAGTTAAATGTCAGGAATTGAAGAGGAGAAATTGATATTTACAttgtttggcaacttaagCAAGGAACTTATTAAATGACATGTGGAAAAAAATCGTTGAAATCGGGGATTGAGATTTTCGAGTTTAATTTTCGCTAAAATATGTCTCATTTTGCAATTTCTATTGtccaaaaattcatttttccatgtaaaaagaacaaaattcgatatacataaatccaaacactgaaattattaattgtcAAAAATGTAAACACTGAAATTattaagagtgctgctaaacgaacacTAAACTTAACTGAGTACACTCTATAATCTAAGTTaaccttaattttttaattaaaatgtaaaaaactaagtacaccctatttaactaccaaaaatagccCTAGTGCAACACTCTAATACCAATCCTAAACCAggtttctctttttacatgaatttgtgccctcttttcagattttgggtttcatcaaaatctttaatttcgtaATACCAATCCTAAACTAGTACTCCCTGCGTTATTCGTGAGCACCAAGCAATACGAAGATTTTTCTACGTCTGACAAGGGTTGAATATAGTGAGTAAGgtatacttattaaaattttatttgtttcacaattcaatatatcctttttggtcattttatattatggtaaattagtaattcaataagtAGTTTGATactagggtgtactcagttaattttagggttcgtttagcagcactcattAGTAATTGTCATAAatccaaacaccaaattattaattgttattgaaaaattttatgtaattttcaattaattcATTCCAACAtaaggtaatttttttttcttggggtCAAAAAACACTTTAACGTTTTTGTGCTAAATATTGACATAAGCATAGTGGGTTAGCTATGTAGCACTACTGAACATGCTCGTTGGTAAAAGGTGAATTAGGTAAATAAGGGGAAAGAGTGGCCGAGGCTAGCCAAAAACAAATGTAAAGTATATTTTGTAGCCCATAAGTCCAAGCCCAGCCCCCTTTGTGAAGAAAAAACCATTTCCACCCAATTTGGGTAGCCTACTTTCAACCTACTGCCACTATTACCATAGTTGTCTTTTAAGTAAGGTTTTTGGAACTTACAGTTGTATAAAATATCTGGTGTAAACCAGTCGTATTTCCAGTAAACCCAATCCAATAACACTCAGAAACACGTgcaattttagtattttaactttttttagaGAAACGTTTGTAAGGTCTACCACATATTGTATTtcaattattcaaattttattttttaggtatttCTTCAAAGatcatttatgaaaaaaaaaattcacttgAATATGACTCTATTAATAACTTGGTTAATGCTTATTATTTGGTGTTTTCTTCAAGTAACGTGTTTGTCTATTTTGTTGGTCAAAATTAgatattttaatggttttcagtttgtcttcttttttggcaAAGATGACCTATAAATGAAGATTTGAAAATAGACGTTCGGAtcgttcaaataaaatttgtagTAGACTCTCCAAAGTTGTTTCTCAAATAAAGTTATTTGAGGGAATCACTTAATAGAAGGGGATTGTATGCACATAATATAATTagtctaattaattaagggttAGTATAAAGTTGTAATGTATCTACTGCCTTTCTTGGCTATAATCCGAGTGCTTGTGTCTATTTAATTAGGTATGCGCACTTGGTTCTCGTGAAGAGCACGGTTCTAGCTAGCTACCACCATGTCCATGCACTGCGTGATGCATCATACCAACAACAACGCACTAATATTTGCTCTCCATCTCCAACGTCCACTTTTATGGAAAAATTAcctcaacaaaacaaattttaactCTGCTTCCATTCCATAGTGCCATGCATagcaaaaagataaaaaggtGTTGATGTACGTATTGGACTAATGATGTTACTTATATTCA
This window encodes:
- the LOC18791240 gene encoding Golgi apparatus membrane protein-like protein ECHIDNA isoform X1 — protein: MDLSQPQGENYANPKTCFFHVLFKAGALAFYILSALFFDNFVIIFVVTVLLAALDFWVVKNVSGRILVGLRWWNEINDLGESVWKFECLDQESLARMNKKDSWLFWWTLYLTAVAWIVLGIFSLIKFQADYLLVVGVCLTLSIANIVGFTKCRKDAKKQIQQFASQTIASRFSSTIQSAFSVV
- the LOC18791240 gene encoding Golgi apparatus membrane protein-like protein ECHIDNA isoform X2, producing MDLSQPQGENYANPKTCFFHVLFKAGALAFYILSALFFDNFVIIFVVTVLLAALDFWVVKNVSGRILVGLRWWNEINDLGESVWKFECLDQESLARMNKKDSWLFWWTLYLTAVAWIVLGIFSLIKFQADYLLVVGVCLTLSIANIVGFTKCRKDAKKQIQQFASQTIASRFSSTIQSAFSVV